CGAGGCCACATTCGTTGCCTTCGAGTCGTTCACCCACCACACACCATCCACCTCCCCCACCGGCTCCAGCCGATGCGCTAGCGGCGGGAAACTCGCCAGCCCCCGCCGCACCGCCTCCACCTCCGCCCCCGCCAGCAGCGCCGCCAGCGCCGCCGCCAGCGCATTGGCCCGATTATGCTCCCCGAGCAGCAAGAGCTCCCCCGCCCCCAGCAGCGGGAGCACGTCCTGCTCCGCGCGCACTGCCAGCACCCCGTGCTCCGTGACCCAGGCCCCGTGCTCCGCAGGGGAGGGGGTGCTCCGGACGCGGAAGAGGTAGCGGGAGCCGGGGGTCTGGCCTGCCAGGGCCAGCACGGCCGAGTCCTCGCCATTCAGCACCCAGCGGCTCTGGGAGGTGGCGTTTTCGAACAGGCGCGCCTTATCCGCGTAGTAGGCCTGGACCGAGGGGTAGCGGTCGAGGTGGTCGGGCGCGAGGTTGGTGACCACGCCGATGCGCGGCGCAAAGGTCTCGATGTCGGCGAGCTGGAAGGAGCTGGCCTCGGCCACGACCCAGTCGGGCGGCGGCTGGCGGCGTGCCACCTCGGAGAGCGCCAGGCCGATGTTGCCGGCCGCGGGCGCATCGAGTCCAGCCGTGCGCAGCAGGTGTGCGGCCAGCGCGGTGGTCGTGCTCTTGCCGTTGGTCCCGGTCACGGCGATGACTGGGGCGCGCAGGTATTGGAACGCGAATTCGAGCTCCGAGATGCGGGGCAGCCCCCGGAGCAGCGGCTCGCGGAGCACGAGTGCATCCGGTGGGATGCCGGGGCTCACGACCAGCAGGTCGCAGCGGGCGAGCGCTGGCACGCTGTGCGCTCCCACCTCCGCCTCGCCTCCGGCCCGGCGCACGGCTTCGGCGGCTTCGCGCAGCGTCGCCTCCTCGCCGCTGTCCGAGGCGAACACCTGGTGGCCGCGGGCCAGGGCCAGCTCGGCTGCCGCCCGGCCGCTGCGGGCGAGGCCCAGGATGCCGATGCGCCGCCGTGCTTCCATGCTGCCTCAGCGTACCTTGAGCGTGCTGAACGCGATGAGTGCGAACAGGATCCCCAGGATCCAGAACCGGATGATGATCTTGCTCTCCTGCCAGCCGCCGTGCTCGAAGTGGTGGTGCAGCGGCGCCATGCGGAAGATGCGCA
The genomic region above belongs to Gemmatimonadota bacterium and contains:
- the murD gene encoding UDP-N-acetylmuramoyl-L-alanine--D-glutamate ligase, with the translated sequence MEARRRIGILGLARSGRAAAELALARGHQVFASDSGEEATLREAAEAVRRAGGEAEVGAHSVPALARCDLLVVSPGIPPDALVLREPLLRGLPRISELEFAFQYLRAPVIAVTGTNGKSTTTALAAHLLRTAGLDAPAAGNIGLALSEVARRQPPPDWVVAEASSFQLADIETFAPRIGVVTNLAPDHLDRYPSVQAYYADKARLFENATSQSRWVLNGEDSAVLALAGQTPGSRYLFRVRSTPSPAEHGAWVTEHGVLAVRAEQDVLPLLGAGELLLLGEHNRANALAAALAALLAGAEVEAVRRGLASFPPLAHRLEPVGEVDGVWWVNDSKATNVASTRVALESMTRPTVLLLGGRHKGEPYTGVVAGLEGRVRAVLAYGESAELVVADLGGRVAVERVVGGFGDVIARARALARAGDAVLLSPACASYDMFRNYEERGERFRELVAAMARAVSAAPEVGTRRAGEMG